One Yoonia sp. BS5-3 genomic window carries:
- a CDS encoding capsular biosynthesis protein has product MKDQRRFLFLQGPHGPFFRLLARKLRATGAEVWRVGFNAGDAAMWWREDGYIPFQGAPTAWPETLASLLRERHITDIVIYGDTRPIHAEAVRQAKAAGLRIHVFEEGYLRPYWVTYERGGSNGHSRLMDLSVADMQAQLALNAADVPTPPAHWGDMRQHIFWGAAYHWFVMFHNGRYPLFKPHRALSVRREARLYSKRLFLMPFLAMQRAIATRRIQAGGYPYHLALLQLEHDASFQAHSPFADMTAFLQVVIDGFAKGAAAHHHLVFKAHPLESGQSPLRRTIRDLARAKGISARVHYVRGGKLARLLDQARSAVTVNSTAGQQVLWRGIPLKVFGAAVYDKPEFVSDQSLPAFLANPHPPQSADYRDYRRFLLQTSQIAGGFYAAKGRRQLMRQLPDLMLAATDPYGAHAETPARPALQVVPGRDTQNG; this is encoded by the coding sequence ATGAAAGACCAACGCCGTTTCCTGTTTCTGCAAGGCCCGCATGGCCCGTTCTTTCGGCTTTTGGCCCGCAAGCTGCGCGCAACCGGGGCCGAGGTGTGGCGTGTTGGTTTTAACGCAGGTGATGCCGCCATGTGGTGGCGCGAGGATGGGTATATCCCCTTTCAAGGTGCCCCCACCGCATGGCCGGAAACCCTGGCCAGCCTTTTGCGCGAGCGGCATATCACCGATATCGTGATCTATGGCGACACCCGCCCCATCCATGCCGAGGCCGTGCGTCAGGCGAAAGCCGCCGGTCTGCGTATCCATGTCTTTGAAGAAGGGTATCTGCGCCCCTACTGGGTCACATATGAACGTGGCGGCAGCAATGGCCATTCGCGCCTGATGGATCTGTCCGTCGCGGATATGCAGGCCCAGCTGGCCCTGAATGCCGCAGATGTCCCCACCCCGCCAGCCCATTGGGGCGATATGCGCCAGCATATTTTCTGGGGCGCCGCCTATCATTGGTTTGTCATGTTCCACAACGGGCGGTATCCGCTGTTCAAACCGCATCGCGCCTTATCGGTCCGCCGCGAAGCGCGTCTTTATTCCAAACGCCTGTTCCTGATGCCCTTTCTGGCGATGCAACGCGCCATCGCGACCCGCCGCATTCAGGCGGGCGGATATCCCTATCATCTGGCCTTGCTGCAACTGGAACATGATGCCAGCTTTCAGGCCCATTCACCCTTTGCCGATATGACGGCATTTTTGCAGGTCGTCATTGATGGCTTTGCCAAAGGCGCCGCTGCCCATCATCACCTTGTTTTCAAAGCGCATCCGCTGGAAAGCGGGCAGTCCCCCTTGCGCCGTACCATCCGTGATCTGGCCCGGGCCAAAGGGATCAGCGCGCGCGTCCATTATGTGCGTGGCGGCAAACTGGCCCGTCTTCTTGATCAGGCCCGCAGCGCTGTCACCGTCAATTCCACAGCCGGCCAACAGGTTCTTTGGCGCGGCATCCCATTGAAGGTGTTTGGCGCGGCCGTTTATGACAAGCCTGAATTTGTCTCAGACCAGTCCCTGCCTGCCTTTCTGGCCAATCCGCACCCGCCCCAAAGCGCCGATTACCGCGATTATCGCCGCTTTTTGCTGCAAACCAGCCAGATCGCCGGGGGGTTTTATGCGGCCAAGGGCCGCCGCCAATTGATGCGCCAATTGCCCGATCTGATGCTTGCTGCGACAGATCCCTACGGTGCCCATGCCGAAACACCCGCCCGGCCAGCGTTGCAAGTTGTCCCCGGTCGCGACACCCAGAATGGCTGA
- a CDS encoding riboflavin synthase produces MFTGIITDIGKVMQLEQRGDLRARIGTGYDVDGIDLGASIACNGVCLTVIALGREPQNWFDVEISAETVGATNVGGWSMGTQLNLERALKVGDELGGHIVSGHVDGVAEIVGMRDDGDSTRVTFRAPQALARFIAPKGSVALNGTSLTVNEVDGVDFGINFIPHTKQATTWGDAGIGDKINLEIDTMARYVARLREYD; encoded by the coding sequence ATGTTCACCGGGATCATCACCGATATCGGCAAAGTCATGCAGCTTGAACAACGGGGCGACCTGCGGGCGCGGATCGGAACGGGCTATGATGTGGACGGGATCGATCTGGGGGCGTCGATCGCCTGCAACGGGGTCTGTCTGACGGTGATTGCGCTGGGACGGGAGCCGCAAAACTGGTTTGATGTGGAAATCTCGGCAGAAACCGTTGGCGCCACGAATGTGGGCGGCTGGTCGATGGGCACGCAGCTTAATCTAGAGCGGGCACTGAAAGTCGGGGATGAGCTGGGCGGGCACATCGTGTCAGGCCATGTCGACGGCGTGGCCGAAATTGTCGGGATGCGCGATGATGGCGATAGCACGCGCGTGACCTTCCGCGCGCCGCAAGCGCTGGCGCGGTTCATTGCGCCCAAGGGTTCGGTCGCGCTGAACGGGACATCGCTGACCGTGAATGAGGTGGATGGCGTCGATTTCGGGATCAACTTTATCCCCCATACCAAACAGGCAACGACCTGGGGGGATGCGGGCATTGGCGATAAGATCAATCTTGAGATTGACACGATGGCCCGCTACGTGGCGCGGCTGCGGGAATATGATTAA